The nucleotide sequence TTTATCAGAAACGCTGATAAGGGCTCGACGAATAGGAGATACAGGGGAATCGACTGCCATCTTTCCTTTCTCTGAAATAGCCGCATGATGCGACTAAAGGTTAGTATTGCCTGTTAAGCTGGCAGATTTTAGCTGGAACTTCTTCTTTTTGCAGCAACTATGTAGAATATTCGTTCAAAAAAATTGAAAAAACAAAAAAGGCGACTAAAAAGCCGCCTTTCAAAATAACGTTGCCGTTTATTACAGCAAACCGTACTGTTTCAGTTTCTTGCGCAGAGTGCCACGGTTCAGACCCAGCAGGATTGCTGCTTTTGTCTGGTTACCTTTTACGTAAGCCATTACGGTTTCCAGCAGAGGTGCTTCAACCTCGGACAGAACCATTTCGTATACGTCGGTCACTTCCTGACCGTCCAGGTGTGCGAAGTAATTGTTCATGGCTTTCTCAACGCTGTCACGCAGAGTCTGGCTTTCGCTCTCGACTTTGCCGACCAGATGATGAGCGCCTGCATTTCGGTCTTCTACAAACACTTGTGTGGCTGTCATGCTGCTATATCCTTTCCTTTACCCCTATCCTGAGCCGCGCTCTCCAGCGAGGTCTCTGAATGTCTGGTTGTGTTGGTTTCTAAAAAGCTCTGAAAATACTCCAGTATGCAGTTTTGTTGGGTTTCTGCAGATTCCAGGCTGTTGAATTGTTTCTTCAGCCCGGAACCTGATGGCTTAGCCTGCAAGTACCAGCCAACGTGTTTTCTGGCGATGCGTACGCCCTGGTGTTCTCCGTAGAACTCATAAAGGGCGCTGAGGTGTCCGAGCAGGATTTGCTGTACTTCTTCCGCAGCAGGCTCAGGCAGTTTTTCACCCTGTTTCAGGTAGTGGTTGATTTCCCTGAAAATCCAGGGTCTTCCCTGAGCTGCCCTGCCTACCATCACGGCATCGGCGCCGGTTAACTCAAACACCTGCTTCGCTTTTTCCGGTGTTGTTATGTCGCCATTGGCAATCACCGGTATGTCTATAGCCTCACAAACGGTGCGGATAGTGTCGTACTCGGCCTCGCCTTTATACATACACTGTCGGGTTCTTCCATGTATGGAAAGCGCCTGTATGCCAGAATCCTGTGCCATTCGGGCAATATCCAGAGCATTTTTCTGCTCCGGACTCCAGCCGGTCCTGATTTTCAGGGTAACTGGAATATCGACTGCCGCTACCACCGTCTGCAGTATCTGCCTGACCAGTTCCGGTTCTTTCATCAGAGCGGAGCCAGAGGCTTTATTGCATACTTTTTTGGCCGGGCATCCCATATTGATGTCTATGATCTGCGCCCCCCGCTCCTGGTTAGCCCTGGCTGCTTCCGCCATCTGGACGGGTTCGCTGCCGGCTATCTGCACAGAACGTGGTTCGTGTTCACCGCTGTGGTCCATACGCAGCCTGGACTTTCGGGTATTCCAGAGTTTCGAGTTGCTGGTAACCAT is from Endozoicomonas gorgoniicola and encodes:
- the fis gene encoding DNA-binding transcriptional regulator Fis; this translates as MTATQVFVEDRNAGAHHLVGKVESESQTLRDSVEKAMNNYFAHLDGQEVTDVYEMVLSEVEAPLLETVMAYVKGNQTKAAILLGLNRGTLRKKLKQYGLL
- the dusB gene encoding tRNA dihydrouridine synthase DusB → MLKIGPYTIENPVILAPMAGVTDRPFRQLCLDMGAGMAVSEMVTSNSKLWNTRKSRLRMDHSGEHEPRSVQIAGSEPVQMAEAARANQERGAQIIDINMGCPAKKVCNKASGSALMKEPELVRQILQTVVAAVDIPVTLKIRTGWSPEQKNALDIARMAQDSGIQALSIHGRTRQCMYKGEAEYDTIRTVCEAIDIPVIANGDITTPEKAKQVFELTGADAVMVGRAAQGRPWIFREINHYLKQGEKLPEPAAEEVQQILLGHLSALYEFYGEHQGVRIARKHVGWYLQAKPSGSGLKKQFNSLESAETQQNCILEYFQSFLETNTTRHSETSLESAAQDRGKGKDIAA